The Leisingera daeponensis DSM 23529 genome includes the window GCATCTTGCCGAGGATTTCGATTTCCACTTCCAGGTTTTCCCTGGCTGTCCCCGTGGGGACAAACCCCAGCGCGATGGATTTCTGTGCGTGGTGCGAATAGCCGCCGGAAGTGCAGAAGCCTATCACTGCGCCATCGAGCCAGATCGGTTCATAGGCGACCACATCGGCGTCGTCTGCCGCGACCTCAAAGGCGCAGAGCCGGCGGGCTGGCCGCGCGTCGCGTTCCGCCTCAGCAGCGGCGCGGCCTATGAAATCAACAGGCTTCTTGAAGGAGATGAAGCGGTCCAGTCCGGTTTCCGCCGCCGTGTAGTCGGGCGAGAACTCTCGCAGCCAGGAGCCGAAGAACTTGTCCAGGCGCAGGGACATCATGGCCCGCATGCCGAAGGGTTTCATGCCGTGGGGCTGACCAGCGGTCCAAAGGCTGTCCCACAGGGACCGCTGGCTGGGCAGGTCGCAGTAGATCTCATACCCCAGATCGCCGGTGTAGCTGACGCGCTGCACGATGCAGTCGGCCATGCCCACGGTCAGGCGGCGCACATCCATGAAACGCATGTCCGAGATGTCCTGACGGGTGCAGGCCTGCAGGACTTCCTTCGCGCGGGGGCCTGCGATCTGGAAGCCGTTGCGGGTGTCGGAGATGTTCTCCAGGCTGACGCCGTTGTCCAGGTTCTGCAGGAACCAGCGCATATGGTAGGCTTGGGAGCCATAAGAGGCGGTGAGCTGGAACTCTTCCTCGGAGAGGCAGGAGATGGTGAAGTCCCCGATCAAGCGGCCCTTGGGCGACAGCATCGGGGTCAGCGACAGGCGGCCCGGCTGCGGCACCCGGCCTGCCATGATGCGGTCGAGCCAGGCGCGGGCGCCTGCACCCTTGACCAGGTATTTGCCGAAGTTGTGGACCTCGTTGATGCCGACGGTTTCGCGCACGGCTTTGACTTCGCGCGCGGTGGCCTCAAAGGCGTTGGAGCGGCGGAAAGATGGCGTCTCGTACCGCGGCTCGTTCCCTTCGGCGAAGTAATTCGGGACCTCAAGTCCGTATTGCGCGCCCCAGACGGCACCCATGCGGTCGAAAATGTCGTACATCGGGGTGGTGCGGAACGGGCGGGCCGCGGGAAGTTCCTCGTTCGGGTAGGCGATGGAGAAGCGTTTCTGGTAGTTTTCGATGACTTTGGGGCGGGTGTAGCCCGGGGTGATCCAGTCGCCGAAGCGGGCGCAGTCCATCGCAAAGGTGTCGCGCTCGCATTCGCCTTCAACCATCCACTGGGCCAGCATCAACCCGACGCCGCCGCCCTGGGAGAAGCCGGCCATCACCGCGCAGGCGGACCAGTAATTGCGCATGCCGGGCACCGGGCCGACCAGCGGGTTGCCGTCGGGGGCAAAGGTGAAAGGGCCGTGGATCACAGATTTCACGCCCGCGGCCTCCAATGCCGGGAAGCGTTTGTAGGCGAATGCAATGGAATCCTCGATCTTGTCGAAGTCATCCGGCAGCAGCTCGTGGCCGAAGTCCCAGGGGGTGCCATCCACCGCCCAGGGCTTGCAGGGCTGTTCGTAGAAACCGATGCAAAGGCCGCGGCCCTCTTGCCTGAGGTAGCTTTCGCCAGCCGGGTCCATCACATGCGGGTGCTCGCCGCCTGCGTCGATGATCTCGGCGATCATCGGCACCTCGTCGGTGACGATGTACTGGTGTTCCATCGGGTGCAGCGGGAAGTAGACACCGGCCATGGCGCCGACCTCGCGCGCCCAGAGGCCGCCTGCGTTGACGACGTGTTCGGCGTGAATGGTGCCCTTGCTGGTCACCACGTCCCAGGTGCCGTCGGGACGCTGGTTGGTTTCGATCACCTTGCAATGGGTCTCGATCGTGGCGCCGCCCATCCGCGCGGCCTTGGCGTAGGCGTGGGTGGTTCCTGAGGGGTCGAGGTGGCCGTCGAGCGGATCGTAGAGCCCGCCGATGATGCCATCCACATTGGTGACGGGCGCGATCTTCCTGATTTCTTCTGGGGAGACGATCTCTGTCTCCAGTCCCATGAAACGGTGCTTGGCGCGCTCTGCCTTCAGCATGTCGAAGCGCTCCTGGGTTTCGGCCAGGGTGACGCCGCCGACGTGGTGGAGGCCGCAGGACATGCCAGTGATCTCTTCCAGCTCCTTATACAGCTTGATGGTGTAGCCCTGCAGCGCCGCCATATTGGTGTCGCCGTTCAGCGTATGAAAGCCGCCCGCCGCGTGCCAGGTGGAGCCGCTGGTCAGCTCCGAGCGTTCGATCAGCATGACGTCGGACCAGCCGAGTTTGGTCAGGTGGTACAGGACAGAGCAGCCGACGACGCCGCCGCCGATCACTGCCACGCGGGTGGTGGTTTTCATGTTGGCCTCCCTGATAGGCGTTTCCTGCATTCTGTACAGAAGTGAACAGTAGTCCAGAAGAAAAACCGCCCTCCGCAAAGCCGCAGACAGGGCGGGCGGCGGCAGCGCTATTCTGAGGTGCGGAAGCGGCTGTTCTGGATGACGAAAATCGCGGTGAGCGGCGCGGCCAGGAGGATCACGCCAACGGTGATCAGCAGCATGCCCAGCTGGGAATAGTCGGCGGGCGTGGTGACGGCGCCGGCCGAATCTGTCACCTCTCGCGTCACCACGAAGATCTGGTTCAGGTATTTTGTGCCCAGGCTGGAGGCGGAAAGCGCCAGATTGGTGAAGGAGGCCATGACCGCAAAGAAGGTGGCTTTCAGCCCCGACGGCGCGTTGCGGGCGATCCAGGCGAGCATCGGGATCATCGCGACCTGGCCCAGCGGGGATTCGACCGCGGTGTCGACAAGGGCGATGAAGCGGGCATCGACCACGCCGCCGGTCATCGCAGCGGTCCAGTGGTGGGCGCCGTAGTAGAGCGCGATGTTGGGCAGGCTGAGGACGGCCTCGGTGATCGCCAGAAATGCAACAATCCAGGCAATCGGGCGGCTGGCCATCATCGGGCGGAAGATCAGCATGCCTGCCAGCGTCAGCAGCGAGGTGATGAGGGACAGGAGCGACAGAAATTGCTGATCAAATCCCAGCACGTCGATCTCGAACCAGGT containing:
- a CDS encoding GcvT family protein translates to MKTTTRVAVIGGGVVGCSVLYHLTKLGWSDVMLIERSELTSGSTWHAAGGFHTLNGDTNMAALQGYTIKLYKELEEITGMSCGLHHVGGVTLAETQERFDMLKAERAKHRFMGLETEIVSPEEIRKIAPVTNVDGIIGGLYDPLDGHLDPSGTTHAYAKAARMGGATIETHCKVIETNQRPDGTWDVVTSKGTIHAEHVVNAGGLWAREVGAMAGVYFPLHPMEHQYIVTDEVPMIAEIIDAGGEHPHVMDPAGESYLRQEGRGLCIGFYEQPCKPWAVDGTPWDFGHELLPDDFDKIEDSIAFAYKRFPALEAAGVKSVIHGPFTFAPDGNPLVGPVPGMRNYWSACAVMAGFSQGGGVGLMLAQWMVEGECERDTFAMDCARFGDWITPGYTRPKVIENYQKRFSIAYPNEELPAARPFRTTPMYDIFDRMGAVWGAQYGLEVPNYFAEGNEPRYETPSFRRSNAFEATAREVKAVRETVGINEVHNFGKYLVKGAGARAWLDRIMAGRVPQPGRLSLTPMLSPKGRLIGDFTISCLSEEEFQLTASYGSQAYHMRWFLQNLDNGVSLENISDTRNGFQIAGPRAKEVLQACTRQDISDMRFMDVRRLTVGMADCIVQRVSYTGDLGYEIYCDLPSQRSLWDSLWTAGQPHGMKPFGMRAMMSLRLDKFFGSWLREFSPDYTAAETGLDRFISFKKPVDFIGRAAAEAERDARPARRLCAFEVAADDADVVAYEPIWLDGAVIGFCTSGGYSHHAQKSIALGFVPTGTARENLEVEIEILGKMHKARLITEPLFDAGGARMRG